A single genomic interval of Aedes aegypti strain LVP_AGWG chromosome 1, AaegL5.0 Primary Assembly, whole genome shotgun sequence harbors:
- the LOC5575234 gene encoding exosome complex exonuclease RRP44, whose protein sequence is MLTNRVFMKKTRKGGIIKVVREHYLRDDIACGIARCGLCLMTDSRTTLDRVPEFSSTAFPGAHYLMLDTNVILYQIDLLESDAVRNVIVLSTVLDEVRHRSPAIFKRLRKILSDPGRKFFTFVNEHHKETYLGKGVGESANDRNDRMIRRAAVWYGKHIKEEDSGNKVRVVVLTDDAENRRKAKEDGLLVSSVADYVTSLSGHPELRDKVFSSEKWQDESKIIFPAHLTTTQIHEGIKKGELLQGAFFASRDNFLEGNVRVESIEEPVLIQGRLNLNRAVDGDVVAIKLLPKSEWKCPSGVVLVDEQAVDNEAVETADPEFKQEDGADRVPTATVVGIIKRKWRQYCGILAANPMASSTRHLFIASDRNIPRIRIETRQSAQLITQKIVVAIDYWPRHSKYPIGHFVRALGGIGEKDTENEVILLEHDVPHGSFSAEIQSQLPKLPWTVDPEEYRKRVDLRDITICSVDPPGCTDIDDALHARRLDNGNIEVGVHIADVTHFIKPGTPLDKEAGLRATTVYLVDKRIDMVPDVLSSNLCSLRGGEERLAFSCIWELDDGANIINTKFHKSVIKSKAALTYQEAQLIIDDPTQTNQTAQSLRLLNKLAKILKRRRIDNGALVLASPEIRFNIDSETHDPIDVVAKKLLDTNSMVEEFMLLANVSVAAKIQSEFPECAMLRRHPCPPDANFDPLKKAASYQGFQIDTSCGKNLATSLDLAVKPDNPYFNTLLRILATRCMMQAVYFISGTIQQQEYFHYGLASPIYTHFTSPIRRYADVIVHRLLAACIGADATYPALLDKQASSQLCNNLNYRNRMAQYAGRASVALHTHLFFRDRTEDEEGYILFVKKNAIQVIIPKYGLEGTIYVAGKNNEKLKKDGPSFVYNEETQTQSCGDVEFHAFDPITVRLSLDSTNVQHQRLVFELVTPFIEGFSVPPLDGGATNGAAAKRKGDEAVENAEKTIKKSKKEESKKKKK, encoded by the exons ATGTTAACAAATCGAGTGTTTATGAAGAAAACCCGTAAAG GCGGCATAATCAAGGTCGTTCGGGAGCACTATCTGCGGGATGACATCGCCTGCGGAATCGCCCGGTGTGGCCTCTGCCTCATGACCGATTCCCGCACCACTCTGGATCGGGTGCCGGAGTTCAGCAGCACCGCTTTCCCCGGGGCCCACTACCTGATGCTGGACACGAACGTCATCCTGTATCAGATCGATCTGCTGGAATCGGACGCCGTCCGGAACGTGATTGTGCTGAGTACGGTGCTGGACGAGGTCCGGCACCGGAGTCCGGCTATTTTTAAGAGGCTGAGGAAGATTTTGAGTGATCCAGGGAGGAAGTTTTTCACGTTCGTGAATGAGCATCATAAGGAGACGTATTTGGGGAAAGGGGTGGGGGAATCGGCGAATGACCGGAACGACCGGATGATCCGGAGGGCGGCCGTTTGGTATGGGAAGCATATCAAGGAGGAGGATTCGGGGAATAAGGTGCGGGTGGTGGTGCTGACGGATGACGCGGAGAATAGACGGAAAGCGAAGGAGGATGGATTGCTGGTTTCTTCGGTGGCGGATTACGTGACTTCGCTGAGTGGCCATCCCGAGCTGAGGGATAAGGTTTTCAGCAGCGAGAAGTGGCAGGACGAGTCGAAGATCATCTTCCCGGCGCACTTGACGACGACGCAGATCCACGAGGGCATCAAGAAGGGGGAACTGCTGCAGGGAGCGTTTTTTGCCTCGAGGGATAACTTTCTGGAGGGAAATGTCCGGGTGGAGAGCATTGAGGAGCCGGTGTTGATCCAGGGGAGGCTGAATCTGAACCGGGCGGTTGATGGAGACGTGGTGGCCATTAAGCTGCTGCCGAAGAGCGAATGGAAATGTCCCAGTGGAGTGGTCCTAGTCGATGAGCAGGCAGTGGACAACGAAGCAGTCGAAACTGCGGATCCAGAGTTTAAACAGGAAGACGGAGCAGATAGGGTTCCGACTGCAACCGTCGTGGGCATCATCAAAAGAAAGTGGCGTCAATATTGTGGGATATTGGCCGCCAATCCGATGGCGTCCTCAACTCGGCATCTCTTCATAGCTTCCGATAGGAACATCCCTCGGATCCGGATTGAGACTCGCCAATCAGCGCAGCTGATCACCCAGAAGATCGTCGTAGCCATCGATTACTGGCCGAGGCATTCCAAGTACCCAATAGGACACTTCGTTCGCGCCTTGGGTGGCATTGGAGAGAAGGACACGGAGAATGAGGTGATCCTTCTGGAACACGACGTCCCCCATGGAAGCTTCTCGGCGGAAATTCAGTCCCAGTTGCCCAAACTCCCGTGGACCGTCGATCCGGAGGAGTACAGGAAGCGTGTGGACCTGAGAGACATCACCATCTGCTCGGTAGACCCTCCGGGATGTACAGATATTGACGACGCACTCCACGCCCGAAGACTCGACAACGGAAACATCGAAGTCGGAGTCCACATCGCCGACGTGACGCACTTCATCAAACCCGGAACCCCGTTGGACAAGGAGGCTGGCCTCCGGGCCACCACGGTCTACCTCGTAGACAAACGTATCGACATGGTACCGGACGTGCTGAGCTCCAATCTCTGCTCGCTGCGCGGAGGCGAAGAACGTCTGGCCTTCTCCTGCATCTGGGAACTGGACGACGGCGCCAACATCATCAACACCAAGTTCCACAAGTCCGTCATCAAATCCAAAGCCGCCCTGACCTACCAGGAAGCCCAACTCATCATTGACGACCCCACGCAGACCAACCAGACCGCCCAATCCCTCCGTCTCCTCAACAAACTAGCCAAGATCCTCAAGAGGCGTCGTATCGACAACGGAGCCCTCGTCCTGGCTTCCCCAGAAATCCGCTTCAACATCGACAGCGAAACGCACGACCCGATCGACGTAGTCGCCAAGAAGCTCCTGGACACCAACTCCATGGTCGAGGAGTTCATGCTGCTCGCCAACGTCTCCGTCGCAGCCAAAATCCAGAGCGAATTCCCGGAGTGCGCCATGCTCCGTCGCCATCCCTGTCCCCCGGACGCCAACTTCGACCCCCTCAAAAAGGCCGCCTCCTACCAAGGCTTCCAGATCGACACCTCCTGCGGCAAAAACCTGGCCACCAGTCTGGACCTGGCCGTCAAACCAGACAACCCCTACTTCAACACCCTGCTGCGAATCCTGGCCACCCGTTGCATGATGCAGGCCGTCTACTTCATCAGCGGAACCATCCAGCAGCAGGAATACTTCCACTACGGCCTGGCCTCCCCAATCTACACCCACTTCACCTCCCCCATCCGACGTTACGCCGACGTAATCGTCCACCGTCTTCTGGCGGCCTGCATCGGCGCCGACGCCACCTATCCGGCCCTCCTGGACAAACAGGCCAGCTCCCAGCTGTGTAACAACCTGAACTACCGCAATCGGATGGCCCAATACGCGGGACGAGCCTCCGTCGCGCTCCACACCCACCTATTCTTCCGCGATCGTACCGAGGACGAGGAAGGCTACATCCTGTTCGTCAAGAAGAACGCCATCCAGGTGATCATCCCGAAGTATGGTCTCGAGGGAACCATCTACGTCGCAGGGAAGAACAACGAGAAGCTCAAGAAGGACGGACCCAGCTTCGTGTACAATGAGGAAACGCAGACGCAGTCCTGCGGGGATGTGGAGTTCCACGCTTTCGACCCGATTACGGTCCGATTGAGTCTGGATTCGACCAACGTGCAGCACCAGAGGTTGGTGTTCGAGCTTGTTACGCCGTTCATTGAAGGGTTCAGCGTGCCGCCGTTGGATGGTGGTGCAACGAATGGAGCGGCGGCTAAACGGAAGGGCGACGAAGCGGTGGAGAATGCCGAGAAGACGATTAAGAAGAGCAAGAAGG aggagagtaagaaaaagaagaaatag